The DNA region aatcatattttattttttgacattttcaaatatgtttgaggcttgtattgttgtattttttccgCTATTGAAAGGCATGAATTATTTGAAACCAAAAACAAATCTCGAAACATTTTTTGACTTCAGTTTTAATGTTAAAGCACATAGCAAAGCAAAGCATTTGAAAAGTGctttttcagtttatttatttattaatttatttatttattaacttttttttttttttgataagttgcACTGTTTCCGAGATGGgaccaattaaaataaaattcaaactgaAGATGATTgagttattcgatttttttcaaatagtgtcAATGATTGTCCAACTCATagcatatttttttatcgagaagttgaagaaaattaaattgcctaagagacatTGTATATTGGAGCTCTCAGCTCTAtatgaattgaaaattatgaaatttaaacTAGCAAATCTTAAATATACCGTCagtaggggtgacattgggtctggggggtgagattgggtcaaaaatggataattttgtttttactaATTACTCTCAAAATactaaactatttttaaaaaaaatcataagcaATAGACAGCTGACATGTTTAACAATATGTGAAATGAACAATATAGTCATAAAAACTGCTAGCATTTACTAAAATATTCCTTAAACTTAATGTTAAAATTTCACCGAAAATGTTGCCTCAAAAAAATTGCTTGGTACGAGAATCTCACAGGTGAATCAGCCtaaaattcaggaaaaaacaTGAATGTACGATCTTTTCAACATAAATCGCTTGTGATTcatatttttctattattttttataacataaaattgaattttgaaaaaaaaaatatattttgttaaaatgtggggtgaaattgggtcagcCTTGGCATGCTACGCACACCGTCATAATTGCATTTTATTACAGCATTGCACCAATACATTCAAAAGAGCGAGCAGTCAAACTGTCAATTTGCAGCACAATCAGAGCAAAACCAGCGTGTTTTCGAGTTGTTGGTAagaatttattaaaagtttagcccaagttttgaagttattttaCCAATATTTTCAGCACAATGCCCCGCGTGTACAAGAGAGTGCCCGGTTCACGGGCATACCGAGATTACGAGGACGACAACCTCCAGAAATGTCTCAAGGCGATCGCAAGAGGAATGACGCACCGGGAGGCTTCCGAGGCTTACGGAATCCCAAAAAGCACAATCGGAAATAAGCTCTACACAGACCGCAACAAGGACGTCGGCGGCCAGCGCGTTTTCACGGATGAAGAGGAGCGTGCATTCGTGAGATTCTTGGTCACAATGGCGGAATTCGGATTTCCGGTTAACGAGGATGACCTCCGTTATGTTGTGAAGCACTACCTCACGAAAGTGGGACGGAACGTAGAGCGCTTCCAAGAGAACTTTCCTGGACGCGATTGGACGAAGTCCTTCCTGAGTCGTCATCCGGATCTTTCCGTGAGATTTGTGGCCAACATAAAGAAAAGCCGGGCTAAAATCACTGCGGAGATTTTGACGGAGTATATAAACAACCTTCTGGAAGTGGCCGTTGGAGTACCCCCAGAAAATTTCTGGAACTTCGATGAATCAAACGTGACGGACGACCCAGGCAGCAGGAAGTGCATTGTGAAGCGCGGTGTCAAGTATCCCGCGAATATAATGGACACGTCCAAGAGCAGTATTTCCATTATGATGGCCGGAAGTGCAGCGGGTGAGGTTTTGCCTCCCTACGTGGTGTACAAGTCGGCCAAGCTGTGGAGTACCTGGGTTGACAACGGCCCGCCCGGAACCAGATACAACAACTCTACAAGTGGCTGGTTCGACACCGCCATTTTTGAGGACTGGTTCGAGTTCCATTTGCTGCCGACCTTGAAGAAGCGCAGTGGTAAGAAGGTCGTGATCGGTGACAACGTCAGCTCGCACTTTTCGCCGCGTGTGCTGGAACTCTGCCAGATGCACAACATTTGTTTTGTGTGCCTCCCACCGAACTCAACGCACATCACCCAGCCCCTCGACGTGGCCTTCTTCGGGCCAATGAAGAAGCACTGGAGACAGATTCTGCGTTCCTACAAGGAGAAGAGTTCGAACTCTGCGACAAGTCTACAAAACCACATTTCCTGGATTGCTCAACCAGTTGATGGAGGCCATCAAACCGAACCAGAAGCACAACATGAAGGCGGGTTTCAAAAAATGCGGCATCTTTCCGACCTCGGTTGAACCTCTACTTAAGAGCGTTTCCTGTGTGCCAAGCGCGCCGGATCTAATCGAAGATAGCTTCAAGGATTTCTTGAACGCGAAACGCACTGCTGTTGTTGGGGGTGCCCCTACTAAACGTCGGAAGAAGTTCGACATTCCCGCGGGAACAAGCGTCACTGCTGAAGATTTGGCCAGGATCTCAAATCAAGAAAATGGACAACGAAAGAAACCGACGAAGAAACCTCCGAAGAAACCGGCTGTAAAACCGACCAAGAAGCCGGTAACTCGACGGGTGCTCAAGGAAAACTAATGACTGGTCTAACAGATTGATTCACACTCTTTAATTAACTCTAAGCATTTAACTGAAATGTTAATTATAACACTCGAGATTCACACATGTCATAAAACTGAACTCCAAATAAAATGACTCTGAACTACAAAATTGTattcttttttatcaacatcctcATAAATTTCGTAAATCTTTTCAAAGAACTCGTGCTCGTGCATAAAATGTTTAGGTGGGTCTGGCGAACATCATCATTTAATCATCCTGAACTTTTATCTTTAGAATAAATAGTAGTACTTCGTTAAAAAATCACCTCTCTTTACACAAATTATTTATGAATAGTTAttgcacttaaaaaataattaaacatataaattgacctcaaactttgaaatgttatcattttttcacactgttaagtgaatttctgttttttttaaattagcttTATTGGTTTTACTCACATACAAACATTTTCTTATAGCAATTTTTGATAATGTAAGCATTCAAAAAGCTAAAcaacaataaattaaaatattttcttatttgacccaatgtcaccccctctaaggggtgagattgggtcaattttaaaacgattggcatttatgaACGGTTTGAATTTATTTAGCCATATTTagggaaaatgttggtaaatcATTCAAGAACATTCCCCCACATTGtttatttcgatataatttgaaatgtttttattgttttaaaataacaaaagtaataacgttttttgacccatagtcacccccactgacggtaataaacccttttgaaatgttagaattGTTCCCAaaactttataaaatatttacattgtaaacatctgaaaatttcacacaTTGAAAAAAGGACAATAAGTTTCTGACCGTAAAATGGTCAGATAGGTTCGAAATTTTTCAGCAAATTGAAGAACACAAAATAAATAAGTACGGAATGCTATGAATTCCTACTGGCCATGgtaaagttttcataaaattttgagaagtttCAATAGTTAggtaactataattaagaagtTTCGATGAAAagcattgttttgaaatttttaaagtgtaattatattctcaatgaacatgatttcgaatCAGAAAacgtaatgcatttttttttggtaaaataagtttgtaaataatgaatattttgtggctaaaaaattaaaaaagcaggGGCCATGCATTCGAAATTTAAatgacaaaattattttaaattgcattaacacctgccagtttttttttttttttgaaataattagttTCCAATATGTATTgacgaaaatcatattttttgcaaaaacaaaattcatttgGGGTTTTCAAACCATTCCAGACAACCTAAATATGCAGAatgaacattttgaagtttcctgaaaaaaaattgtttttgccccctgattttttggaccgactttgaacattgaaaaatatttgcaacggcataaaaaaatccaaaaaaacgctgaccgatttcttagagaattgcttataagtagattaaatttggttttaaatttgaatctCTGATTTTTAAAGACATTTTTCTAAGAGAAGACCGAAaacgttttcaatttttaaaagaaatgaaaaatgtatttttaaaaagaacaaTCATTTGCAAGAATTTATGATGATTTATGAAATTTCCTATTTCAATTCTTTCCTGACAAAGGTTCAAGAACAGTGAAAATACATTTATaaaaatgatcttttttttttcttttgggctCTCAGTATGAAGGGGAATTTACCATTTTCGATTGCGTTAATTGTTTACTAGTTTTCTCGACAAGGTGTGAACCA from Culex quinquefasciatus strain JHB chromosome 3, VPISU_Cqui_1.0_pri_paternal, whole genome shotgun sequence includes:
- the LOC119770041 gene encoding jerky protein homolog-like; amino-acid sequence: MPRVYKRVPGSRAYRDYEDDNLQKCLKAIARGMTHREASEAYGIPKSTIGNKLYTDRNKDVGGQRVFTDEEERAFVRFLVTMAEFGFPVNEDDLRYVVKHYLTKVGRNVERFQENFPGRDWTKSFLSRHPDLSVRFVANIKKSRAKITAEILTEYINNLLEVAVGVPPENFWNFDESNVTDDPGSRKCIVKRGVKYPANIMDTSKSSISIMMAGSAAGEVLPPYVVYKSAKLWSTWVDNGPPGTRYNNSTSGWFDTAIFEDWFEFHLLPTLKKRSGKKVVIGDNVSSHFSPRVLELCQMHNICFVCLPPNSTHITQPLDVAFFGPMKKHWRQILRSYKEKSLN